Genomic window (Spirosoma sp. KCTC 42546):
ATTTCAGGTACCAGCATCCTGGAAAGGCAAACACATCAACCTTGTGTTTGAAGGAGCCATGACCGACACCGAAGTCAAGATAAACGGCAAGTCGGCGGGGCAAATCCACCAGGGTTCATACTACGCATTCAAGTACGACATTTCGAATTTATTGACCTATGGATCAGGCAATTTACTGGAAGCTACGGTATCGAAACACTCGTCAAATCAGTCCGTAAATGAAGCCGAACGAAAAGGTGATTTCTGGATTTTTGGTGGCATTTTCCGGCCCGTTTATCTGGAAGCCCTCCCCGCCGAACACATCGCCAACGTAGCGATCGATGCTAAAGCGAACGGCACGTTTACCGCCCAACTTCAGCTCAACACAAGCGGTAAAACAACAGATATTTCGGCTCAGATCTATACAATTTCAGGCCACAAAGTAGGTACGCCGTTTCGGGTAAAAACTGGCACCGGAAGCCAATTAGCAACACTTACAAAATCCATATCAAATCCACTTCTGTGGACCTCCGAAACGCCGAATCGGTACAAAGTAACATTCAGCCTAACCCAGAACGGGAAGCTGATTCACACGCTGACGAAGTCATTTGGTTTCCGAACGGTGGAGGTAAAGCAACGGGATGGCATTTACGTGAACGGCACGAAAATCAAGCTCAAGGGTGTCAACCGGCATTCATTCTGGCCATCGTCGGGTCGGGCGTTAAGTAAGAAGCTGAGTATCCTGGATGTGAACCTGATGAAGGACATGAACATGAACGCCGTTCGGATGTCTCACTATCCCCCCGACGATCATTTTCTGGACGTTTGCGATTCACTGGGCCTGTTCGTGTTCGATGAATTAGCGGGTTGGCACGGTCACTACGATACGCCAACCGGCACCAAATTACTCAAAGAGCTTATTACGCACGATGTCAATCACCCATCGGTTATTTTCTGGATCAACGGGAATGAAGGTGGTCACAATTACGAACTCGACCCGTTGTTCGCCCAACTGGATATTCAGAAACGGCACGTGATCCATGCCTGGGAAGATTTCGGCGGCTTCGATACCCAACATTATCGGGAGTACAACTACGGCATTGGCAACTACAACCACGGCCATTCCATAACCCTACCGACTGAATTTCTGCATGGCATGTACGATGGCGGCCACGGGGCAGGCCTGGACGATTATTGGGAAGCTATGTGGCACGATCCACTGGCGGCTGGTGGTTTCCTCTGGGATTTTGCGGATCAGGGCGTGGTTCGTACCGACCGAAATGAGGGCAAAGGCCCCCTTGATACAGACGGCAATCGGGGTGCTGATGGCATTGTCGGTCCGTATCGGGAAAAAGAAGGCAGTTTTTTTACGATTAAAGAAGTATGGTCGCCCATCAAACTGGCGCACCGGGAAATCACCCCGGCCTTCGACGGTAGTTTCCCGATTGAGAATCGCCATTACTTCACGAACGTAAACCAGTGTTCGTTTAGCGGAAAGTTGGTCAAGGTCTCCGGTCCGTACGATGCATCGAAACCACTAGAAAAGGCATTTTCGATTGTGGCACCCAATCTGAAGCCCTTCGAAAAAGGGGCCCTAAAAGCCAATCTGCCTACCGATTGGGCGAACTACGATTTCCTATACATCACCGCCATCGACCCACACAAACGCGAGCTGTTTACCTGGAGTTTCCCCATTTCTCTACCGAACAAAGTAGCAGCCTCGCTCATCAGCAAGGAAGGTACCGGCACCGTCACGATGACTGAAACCGATTCACTCTATACCGTTTCGGCAAACGGCATTCAACTGACATTCAGCAGACGAACCGGGTTATTGAAACAAGTGGCCAACAGCGCTGGAAAAATCCCGTTCACCAACGGCCCCATTTTGCAGGAAGGCGTGAATAACTTCAAAAACTTCACCGAACATAGCGACGGCAAAAGCGTCATCATCGAATCGACCTTCGACCGAAAATCAAGCTACAACACCTTGCAATGGACCATTTACCCGTCGGGCTGGGTCAAAATGCGGGTGCGGTATTTCCCGGATGGCTATTTCACGATGATGGACGGGGTCAATTTTTCGTTCCCGGAATCGGAGATGAAAGCGGTGAACTGGATGGGGAAAGGCCCGTATCGCGTCTGGAAAAACCGGATGAAAGGAGGAGCGTTAGGCGTCTGGAACAAAGCGTATAACAACTCAGAAACAGGCGAAGCGCCGTTTATTTACCCCGAATTCAAAGGCTATCACGCCAATATGTACTGGTGCCGATTTGAAACATCGGGTCAACCTTTTACCGTAGCCACGGAAAACGAAGACGTCTTCTTCCGGCTATTCACCCCCGCCTGGAAAACCGACCAATGGCACAATTACGAACCAACGTTCCCATCGGGCGATATTTCGTTCATGCAGGGAATCAGCAGTATCGGCACAAAAACACAACGCAACGAAACCACAGGACCAATGGGCATGAAACACATTTTTTACGACTACGAAAAAGAACCCGCCCGCGCCAAAGAATTGACGTTGTACTTTGATTTTTCGGGTAAATGAACTTCGTTTTTGCAGTAGTGATGTCAGGTTCTAAACCTGACATTGTGCGGTTTCTCAAAACCGCGTGAACAAGCCAAAGTCGGTTTTGAGAAACCTCCCAGTATCGGGTTGAAGAACCGCTCGGGCGGCCCCGCCGACACCACGCTCCAACTTTAGAAATTAACATGAACCGACTCCTAGCCATCTTACTCCTGACCCTCCTACCCTCGCTCCTCTTCGCGCAGCAGGCCGAAATCTGGGTGGCACCAGATGGGTCGGATATGAATGCGGGGTCGAAGGAAAAACCGGTGGCTAGTTTGCAGATGGCGCTGCGTAAGGTCCGCGAACTGCGTCGGCTAGCCGATCCGAGTATAGCTACAGGCGCTCATATCTATCTAAAAAATGGGCTTTATGCGTTAAATGAGCCTGTTTTTATTCGCCCGGAAGATTCAGGAACACCAGCAGCCCCAACGGTAATCGAAGCCGCTCCGACGGAAAAACCCATTTTAAGTGGGGGTATTTCTATTTCTGGCTGGCAAAAAGTAAAAGGCACCATTCCTGGTTTACCCAAAGAAGCCGTCGGAAACGTCTGGATGGCCGATGCGCCGAACGTGGGCGGGCGGCTTCTGGAATTTCGGCAATTATGGGTGAATGGCACTAAAGCAACGCGCGCTAAAGACACGCCTTATCCGTTGATGAATCGCATTTTATCGTGGAATAAACAGGAACAAATCTGCTGGATTCCAGCGCCTAAAGTCGGTGATTTATCGAAAGCAGTTGGTTTGGAAATGCTCATCCATCAATGGTGGGCGATTGCCAATCTTCGCATTAAACGCATTGAGGTGCAAGGAGATAGCGCCAAATTGTGGTTCCATCAACCCGAAAGTCGCATTCAATCCGAGCATCCGTGGCCTTCGCCCTGGCTTTCGAAAGAAACCGGCAACTCTGCCTTCTACCTGACAAACGCCATTCAACTCCTGAACCAGCCCGGCGAATGGTTTCTGGATACCAAAGCGAAAAAAATCTACTACATCCCCCGTCCGAACGAGAATCTGGCAACGGCTCAGGTGATTGCCCCAAACCTCGAAACGCTGGTACGCATGACAGGAACGGTTGATCATCTGGTAGCAAACGTGATGTTCAAAGGCATATCATTCCAGCATTCGGGCTGGTTGCGGCCGTCGCAGCAGGGGCATGTGCCGCATCAGGCGGGCCTGTATATGCTGGATGCGTATAAGTTGAAAATTCCGGGTACGCCCGATAAAAAGTCACTGGAAAATCAGGCCTGGGTCGGTCGTCCGGCAGCGGCTGTGGACGTTTCCTTTGCCAATCATACGGGCTTCGAAAACTGCCGGTTTGAGCACCTGGCAGCAACCGGACTCGATTATCACAAAGGCGTTCACGACAATGTCATCCGGGGCAATCTGTTCACCGACATTGGTGGCACGGGCATTCAGGCAGGTGTTTTTGCCGACGAAGCCACTGAAATTCACTTACCCTACAACCCAACCGATGAACGGGAAGTCTGCAGCAACCTGACCATCAGCAACAACCTGATTACCAACGTAACCAACGAAGACTGGGGCTGCGTGGCCATTGGAGCGGGGTATGTTAGAGGCATTACCATCGAGCATAATGAGATAAACGAGGTAGGCTATAGCGGTATCAGTATGGGCTGGGGATGGACCAAAACCATCAACGCGATGCGGAACAATAAAGTGGTGGCGAACAAGATTCACCACTTCGCCAAACACATGTACGATGCAGCCGCCATCTATACCCTGTCGGCGCAACCGGGTTCAATTATTGCAGAGAATTATATCGATAGTGTCTACAAAGCACCTTATGCGCATCTGCCTGCCCACTGGTTTTATCTGTATACCGATGAAGGCTCGTCGTATTTCACGATCAAAGACAACTGGACGCCCTCCGAAAAATTCCTCCAAAACGCCAACGGCCCGAACAACGTCTGGTCGCATAACGGCCCTCAGGTAGCGGATAGCATTAAAGCAAAAGCAGGTCTCCAGACACCGTATCAATACCTGCTGAACAACAAAGTCAGACCCGACGCACGCTGGGGCATTAATAAAGAAAATCCGGTTATTGTCGAGCTGGTTGCCGATGCGAAACAACCTATTGATATACAGCGAATAAAGGAGGTAATGATTCGCTCTAAAGTCAATCCAGAAGCGCTCTATCAATGGGAAAATCATTATGTCATTTTCGATAGAGTACAGGACGTGTTCGTGCTGAGTGAGCGCTTGAAAGGAGCTTTCCCAACGGCGAAAGTCAAGACCTATTACGATTTATTCTACGAATTCAACCGGAACAACTGCGCCACCGGGCCGGTAGCTGGGGAATGGGATCACACGATACTCACCGCCAATCTGGTGGCTGACCCGAAGTTACAAAATGAATATCTGGCCTACCATGCCACGCAGTTCGAGAAATGGCCGGAAGTGGCGAAAGGATTCTGTAATGCCAATTTCCAGCAGCTGCTTCTATTCCGAAACGGGCGGCAACTCATGCTGGTCATTAGCGTTCCCAAAGGCGAAAGCCTAGACAAACTCAATCCCAAAACCACCGAAAACAATCCCCGCGTCGATGAGTGGAATACCCGAATGAAAACGTATCAGGAAGGGATTCCGGGGACGAATCCGGGGGAAGTGTGGAGTGACTTTCAAAGAGTTAGATGATTTTTTAAACACAGAGGAACAGAAAACACAGAGATGTTAATTGGCACCTTTCTATCTTTTGTTTTTCTGTGTTCTCTGTGCCTCTGTGTTTAAAAAATGTTAATCCTCAAATTCAAGTATACCATGTTACGATTAGGCATTCTAGGATTAGGCGAAGGGCGCAGTACGATGTCAGCGGCACTGTCGAGCCCGAATTATGAGTTGGTGAAAGTTTGCGATCAGAAAATCGAACTGTGCCAACAACGAGCCAAAGAGTTTGATTTTCAACACTATACGGCCAACTACCAGGATTTGCTCGATGATCCAACCCTTGACGTCATCGCGATTTATACGCCCGATAAATTCCACGCGGAGCATACCAAACAGGCCATGCTTCACGGCAAGCATGTGGTGTGTACAAAGCCATTTATCGATGATTTATCGAAGGCAAAAGAACTCATCGACATCAGCGAACAAACTGGTAAAAAGGTATTTGTTGGGCAGAGTTCGCGCTTTTTTGAGCCGATGAAAAAGCAACGCGCCGATTTTAACGCGGGGCTAATCGGTGAACTGATCACCATTGAAGGCTATTATCACGCCGACCATCGCTGGTTCCTGGACAAAGGCTGGTCGTTGGAAAATGCGTTCAAATGGTTGTACGGTGGACTCAGTCACCCGGTCGATTTTATTCGCTGGTATCTGCCCAACATTGAGGAGGTGATGGGCTACGGCATGCTCAGCGCCAACGGTCGGAAGGGCGGCCTGAAAAACGTGGATACCATGCACTTCATTTTCAAAGCCACCGACGGACGGATCGCCCGGGTGAGTGGTGCCTACACTGGCCCCGTTCAACCCAACGTTCGCGACTCCGAAATGAGCTGTATTCTGCGCGGCACCGAAGGATGCAGCCAGGCCGATTACATGGATTTACGCTACGCCATCACGACCAGCACGGGCGAGGAAATCGTACAAACCTGGGAGCACAAACTGAAGCATTACTTCCGGTTTGAAGGCAAAAGCCATCATGCGGGCGAGTACCAGAACTACCTCGACTATTTCGCCACCTGCCTCGAATCCGGCCAAACGGCGTACCCGGATATACGAGAAGGCATCGGCACCGTGGCCCTGCTTCAGTCGATGGACAAGTCTCTGCAAACCGGCCAGCCCGTGAAGGTGCAGGATGTGCTGAGAGAGTATGGGTTGTCATAAATTAATGAATAATGGATAATGAACAATGTAAAATGGAAATGCAAGCCCCTCATTATCAATCATACATTATCCATTATCCATTATCCATTCACCTAGTATATGAACAACATCACTGATCGCTTAACCGCCTTAGACTACGGTATCGTTTTAGCTTACCTGGTCATTCTAGCCATCATCGGCTATAGGGCGAGTAAGCCGCAAAAAGGCCACACTGATGAAACCCTGTTTCTGGCAAATAAATCGCTGGGCTGGGCGAGCATTGGGTTCAATATGTGGGGGACTAACGTAGGGCCATCCATGTTGCTGGCGTTTGCGAGCATCGGGTATAGCACGGGTATTGTGGCCATCAATTTCGATTGGTACGCGTTCGTATTTCTGTTCCTGCTGGCCATTGTTTTCGCGCCCAAGTACTTAGCCGCCAACGTATCAACTATGCCCGAGTTCATGGGGCAACGTTATGGTGAATCTACCCAAACTATTCTGGCGTGGTACGCGCTGATTAAAATCCTGATTTCATGGTTATCGCTGGGGTTGTTTGCGGGTGGCTTTCTGGTTCGGCAGATTTTGGGCATTCCCATGTGGCAATCGGTTATTGTACTGGTGCTATTTGCGGGCCTGTTTGCGTACACGGGCGGATTGAAAGCCATTGCCCGCGTGAATGTGTTCCAGATGATTCTGCTGATCGGCGTCTCACTAACACTCACGATTTTAGGCATCAATAAAGTGGGTGGCCTGGAAGCCGTTTATCAGAAAGCGCCCGCTGGCTACTGGAATCTGATTCACTCCGCCAGCGATACCAAGTACCCCTGGCCCGCTATTCTGCTAGGGTATCCCGTGGCCGCTATTGCCTTTTTCTGTACGGATCAAAGTATGGTACAATCGGTGCTGGGCGCTCGAAATCTGGAACAGGGCCAATTGGGCGTCAATTTCATCGGCTGGCTCAAGATCCTGTCGCTGCCGCTCTTTATTCTGCCGGGCATTCTTTGCTTTATTCTGTTTCCGAACCTCAACGACCCCGCCGAAGCCTATATGACGATGGTTACGAACCTGTTTCCGCCGGGTATGAATGGGCTGGTGATTGTGGTACTGATTGCGGTTTTGGTGGGTACGATTGGCTCGTCGTTAAACTCGTTGAGTACGGTATTCACGATGGATGTCTACGCCCGAAAAATCAACCCAAACGCCAGCAATCAGCAACTGATTAAAGTAGGTCGAATGACAGTTGTGGTAGGCTGTTTATTCGCGATTTTGATGGCGTTGGCCATTGACAGCATCAAAGGACTCAACCTGTTCGATGTATTCCAGTCAGTGCTGGGGTTCATTGCCCCGCCGTTGTCTGTTGTTTTTCTACTGACTGTTTTCTGGAAACGTACTACCCGAACAGCCGTAAATACCGTTTTGTC
Coding sequences:
- a CDS encoding glycoside hydrolase family 2 TIM barrel-domain containing protein, giving the protein MKYGLLIALLLSLTQLTLAQQTEKRYLSGTGNSTTENWQFYCTAGQNSGKWTTIPVPSNWELQGFGKYNYGFAKDSSRGKEQGLYKYEFQVPASWKGKHINLVFEGAMTDTEVKINGKSAGQIHQGSYYAFKYDISNLLTYGSGNLLEATVSKHSSNQSVNEAERKGDFWIFGGIFRPVYLEALPAEHIANVAIDAKANGTFTAQLQLNTSGKTTDISAQIYTISGHKVGTPFRVKTGTGSQLATLTKSISNPLLWTSETPNRYKVTFSLTQNGKLIHTLTKSFGFRTVEVKQRDGIYVNGTKIKLKGVNRHSFWPSSGRALSKKLSILDVNLMKDMNMNAVRMSHYPPDDHFLDVCDSLGLFVFDELAGWHGHYDTPTGTKLLKELITHDVNHPSVIFWINGNEGGHNYELDPLFAQLDIQKRHVIHAWEDFGGFDTQHYREYNYGIGNYNHGHSITLPTEFLHGMYDGGHGAGLDDYWEAMWHDPLAAGGFLWDFADQGVVRTDRNEGKGPLDTDGNRGADGIVGPYREKEGSFFTIKEVWSPIKLAHREITPAFDGSFPIENRHYFTNVNQCSFSGKLVKVSGPYDASKPLEKAFSIVAPNLKPFEKGALKANLPTDWANYDFLYITAIDPHKRELFTWSFPISLPNKVAASLISKEGTGTVTMTETDSLYTVSANGIQLTFSRRTGLLKQVANSAGKIPFTNGPILQEGVNNFKNFTEHSDGKSVIIESTFDRKSSYNTLQWTIYPSGWVKMRVRYFPDGYFTMMDGVNFSFPESEMKAVNWMGKGPYRVWKNRMKGGALGVWNKAYNNSETGEAPFIYPEFKGYHANMYWCRFETSGQPFTVATENEDVFFRLFTPAWKTDQWHNYEPTFPSGDISFMQGISSIGTKTQRNETTGPMGMKHIFYDYEKEPARAKELTLYFDFSGK
- a CDS encoding L-rhamnose mutarotase gives rise to the protein MNRLLAILLLTLLPSLLFAQQAEIWVAPDGSDMNAGSKEKPVASLQMALRKVRELRRLADPSIATGAHIYLKNGLYALNEPVFIRPEDSGTPAAPTVIEAAPTEKPILSGGISISGWQKVKGTIPGLPKEAVGNVWMADAPNVGGRLLEFRQLWVNGTKATRAKDTPYPLMNRILSWNKQEQICWIPAPKVGDLSKAVGLEMLIHQWWAIANLRIKRIEVQGDSAKLWFHQPESRIQSEHPWPSPWLSKETGNSAFYLTNAIQLLNQPGEWFLDTKAKKIYYIPRPNENLATAQVIAPNLETLVRMTGTVDHLVANVMFKGISFQHSGWLRPSQQGHVPHQAGLYMLDAYKLKIPGTPDKKSLENQAWVGRPAAAVDVSFANHTGFENCRFEHLAATGLDYHKGVHDNVIRGNLFTDIGGTGIQAGVFADEATEIHLPYNPTDEREVCSNLTISNNLITNVTNEDWGCVAIGAGYVRGITIEHNEINEVGYSGISMGWGWTKTINAMRNNKVVANKIHHFAKHMYDAAAIYTLSAQPGSIIAENYIDSVYKAPYAHLPAHWFYLYTDEGSSYFTIKDNWTPSEKFLQNANGPNNVWSHNGPQVADSIKAKAGLQTPYQYLLNNKVRPDARWGINKENPVIVELVADAKQPIDIQRIKEVMIRSKVNPEALYQWENHYVIFDRVQDVFVLSERLKGAFPTAKVKTYYDLFYEFNRNNCATGPVAGEWDHTILTANLVADPKLQNEYLAYHATQFEKWPEVAKGFCNANFQQLLLFRNGRQLMLVISVPKGESLDKLNPKTTENNPRVDEWNTRMKTYQEGIPGTNPGEVWSDFQRVR
- a CDS encoding Gfo/Idh/MocA family protein, which produces MLILKFKYTMLRLGILGLGEGRSTMSAALSSPNYELVKVCDQKIELCQQRAKEFDFQHYTANYQDLLDDPTLDVIAIYTPDKFHAEHTKQAMLHGKHVVCTKPFIDDLSKAKELIDISEQTGKKVFVGQSSRFFEPMKKQRADFNAGLIGELITIEGYYHADHRWFLDKGWSLENAFKWLYGGLSHPVDFIRWYLPNIEEVMGYGMLSANGRKGGLKNVDTMHFIFKATDGRIARVSGAYTGPVQPNVRDSEMSCILRGTEGCSQADYMDLRYAITTSTGEEIVQTWEHKLKHYFRFEGKSHHAGEYQNYLDYFATCLESGQTAYPDIREGIGTVALLQSMDKSLQTGQPVKVQDVLREYGLS
- a CDS encoding sodium/solute symporter (Members of the Solute:Sodium Symporter (SSS), TC 2.A.21 as described in tcdb.org, catalyze solute:Na+ symport. Known solutes for members of the family include sugars, amino acids, nucleosides, inositols, vitamins, urea or anions, depending on the system.) → MNNITDRLTALDYGIVLAYLVILAIIGYRASKPQKGHTDETLFLANKSLGWASIGFNMWGTNVGPSMLLAFASIGYSTGIVAINFDWYAFVFLFLLAIVFAPKYLAANVSTMPEFMGQRYGESTQTILAWYALIKILISWLSLGLFAGGFLVRQILGIPMWQSVIVLVLFAGLFAYTGGLKAIARVNVFQMILLIGVSLTLTILGINKVGGLEAVYQKAPAGYWNLIHSASDTKYPWPAILLGYPVAAIAFFCTDQSMVQSVLGARNLEQGQLGVNFIGWLKILSLPLFILPGILCFILFPNLNDPAEAYMTMVTNLFPPGMNGLVIVVLIAVLVGTIGSSLNSLSTVFTMDVYARKINPNASNQQLIKVGRMTVVVGCLFAILMALAIDSIKGLNLFDVFQSVLGFIAPPLSVVFLLTVFWKRTTRTAVNTVLSAGSAFSLGVGILYLWVLPPDEYPFWPHYLLLSFAIFAVLLIKAILISVLDKNPSIYTPVTSTTTAILKPTQRVWIAWIALIVIMVGLYLVFY